GGGGCGTGCTTCGACAAGCTCAGCACGAACGGATTAGTTTTTGCCTGCCACCGGTGGGGCCGTCGTAGTCGCTGCCGCGGTTGCCGTTACCGGCGGGCCTTTCGCGATCACCGCCGCCAGCCTCGTCGCGTCGCCGCACTCGGCCTTGCAGAGCGTGCGGATCTTGGCGAGATTTTCCTTCGCCTTCACCACCGCGCCCTTTTGCACCAGCGCCTCGCCCTGGCCGCGCAGTGCGGCGACGTCGTTGGGCTCGAGCGACAGCGTCTCGCGGTACAGGCGGATCGCCTTGCCGGGGAGGTTCTGCGCGCGTGCGACCTCCGCCAGCACGACGAAGGCTTCGCGGTTGCGCGGATCGACCACGAGCGCGGTTTCGAGCAGGTCGTTCGCGCCGGTCAGATTGCCCGCGGCGCGTGCCGTCTTGGCGCGTTCGACCAAGGCCACCGATCGCGCGTCGATCTGGTCGTCGGGGCGCTGGCCGTGGAGCGAGGTCGAGATGCTGACCGCTGCGAGCGACAGGGCGATGGTGACGGTGGTGAACCGCATGATCTTCTCCGAAACAGACACAGCTAGCTGGCTATCATGTGGTGCGCAGCATCGCGACAAAAAAGCCGTCGGTCGAATCCGATGCCGGCGTCAGCCGCATCCCCGCGCCGTGGCGGGTGCCCGCGGGCAGGTCGATCGCCGCCGCCTGCCAGCCGGGATGGCGTTCGAGGAAGGCGGCGGCCTGGTCGGCGCCCTCGGCATCGAGCAGCGAGCAGACGACATACACCACCGCGCCGCCGGGCCGCACCAAGGTTGCCGCGAGATCGAGCAGGCGTGCCTGCGTCGCCTCGAGCTTGGTCAGCCGATCGGCGGTGAGCCGCCAGCGCGCCTCGGGATTGCGGCGCCAGGTGCCGGTGCCCGAACAGGGCGCATCGATCAGCACGACATCGGCGCGTGCGGTCTCGTCGGCGAGCATCTCTGCCTCATGCCCCGGATTGAGCAGCAAGGTGCGCGCGATCGTCACCCCGGCGCGCTCGGCGCGCGGCGGCAGGCGTTGCAGCCGCCCGCGATCGGTATCGGTGGCGAGCAGATCGCCCTGGTTCGCCATCGCCGCGGCGAGCGCGAGCGTCTTGCCCCCTGCCCCCGCGCACAGATCGATCACGCGCATCCCCGGCGCGACGCCGCAGGCGAGCGTCACCAGCTGGCTGCCGGCATCCTGCACCTCGATCAGCCCCGAATCATAGGCGGGATGCTTGTCGACCGAGGTATCGGGGGGCAGCCGCAGCGCATCGGGGGCGAAGGCGAGCGGCTGCGCACCCTCGATCGCGATATCGTCGCGCGCGGCGAGCAGCCGGTTGACGCGGATGTCGAGCGGCGCGCGTTCGAGCAACGCTTCCTGCTCGGCCTCGCCCAGCCCTGACGCGGCGAGCGCGGTGACCAGCCAGGCGGGGGCGACGCCGGGGACGGCGGCCTTTTCATTGGGGTTGATCGCGGGCGGGCCGTAGGTGGACCCGTCGAACGCCGCGGCGACGCCGGGGAGGCGCTGCGCCAGCGCGAGCATCGCCGCGCGCCCGTCGCGCGGCAGCTCGCCGCACAGCCGGATCGCGTCATAGACCAGGTTGCGCACCGCGCGCCGATCCTTCGACCCGGCATAGCGCCGCGCGGCGAATCCGCGCGCGATGATCGTATCGGCCGCCGCCCCGCCCTCGCGCGCCGCGGCGATGATGAGGTCGAGCAGGTCGATCGCGGCCTGGACGCGTGCCGGCGGCGTCATGCGGGGCGGCCCGAAAGGGTCGGAAGGCTACAAAAGCTACAGTACGTACCCCCCGGATTCGCCCCTTCCGGGTGGTGGCGGGGGGTGCGGATGGCGGCGCGGCTTCGCGCGCGCGGGGTATGGTGGGGCGGGTTCGACGGGGTGGTCGTGGTGCGGGTGTGGAGGGGGTGCATGGGTTCGGGCGTAGCCGAATGGGGGCTTGTAGGACAGGGGGTTGGGGGTTGAGGCAGGGCGGGGATCATTTGCCCCGTTTCACTGTTGTGCCGACAATACCCCGGCGTCGCCATTATAGCAGCTTGTCGAAGTCATCCCAGGTGGTAGAGAAGTTGAGGTCCGCAATCAGTTTGATAGGATGTATCCATCTGATCTGACAGTCGTTGCAAACGTCTGGAACATGGCGACGAGGTCCGCTTCTTGTAGGCTTGGAAACTTCCGCCGTCACGATACACCTATCAGAGTGCCCAAGACCCGCAGCGATAAGGAATGGGTCTTGCCCAATCGTAATCAAATCGGCCTCGGTCAGAGTTTTACCATATTGGGCGAGAACAGTTTGAACATTGCGCGCGTCAATCTCCTCGTCCAGTAGCAAAGTACGTTTGGTCTCAGACTGCTTCATCCAAGCTGCTAGCTCATCATTCCCGCTCTCGACCTCCGAGTAAATTTCGGCTGGCATCTTCAGGGAACTCATAGCCCCGTGA
The genomic region above belongs to Sphingomonas qomolangmaensis and contains:
- a CDS encoding tetratricopeptide repeat protein, with translation MRFTTVTIALSLAAVSISTSLHGQRPDDQIDARSVALVERAKTARAAGNLTGANDLLETALVVDPRNREAFVVLAEVARAQNLPGKAIRLYRETLSLEPNDVAALRGQGEALVQKGAVVKAKENLAKIRTLCKAECGDATRLAAVIAKGPPVTATAAATTTAPPVAGKN
- a CDS encoding RsmB/NOP family class I SAM-dependent RNA methyltransferase yields the protein MTPPARVQAAIDLLDLIIAAAREGGAAADTIIARGFAARRYAGSKDRRAVRNLVYDAIRLCGELPRDGRAAMLALAQRLPGVAAAFDGSTYGPPAINPNEKAAVPGVAPAWLVTALAASGLGEAEQEALLERAPLDIRVNRLLAARDDIAIEGAQPLAFAPDALRLPPDTSVDKHPAYDSGLIEVQDAGSQLVTLACGVAPGMRVIDLCAGAGGKTLALAAAMANQGDLLATDTDRGRLQRLPPRAERAGVTIARTLLLNPGHEAEMLADETARADVVLIDAPCSGTGTWRRNPEARWRLTADRLTKLEATQARLLDLAATLVRPGGAVVYVVCSLLDAEGADQAAAFLERHPGWQAAAIDLPAGTRHGAGMRLTPASDSTDGFFVAMLRTT
- a CDS encoding DUF4411 family protein yields the protein MLYLLDANALITAHNTWYGLNRVPEFWKWLHYHGAMSSLKMPAEIYSEVESGNDELAAWMKQSETKRTLLLDEEIDARNVQTVLAQYGKTLTEADLITIGQDPFLIAAGLGHSDRCIVTAEVSKPTRSGPRRHVPDVCNDCQIRWIHPIKLIADLNFSTTWDDFDKLL